A portion of the Stigmatella aurantiaca DW4/3-1 genome contains these proteins:
- the gyrA gene encoding DNA gyrase subunit A: MADDTTDKPATPPASPPPSGAGELIPVNIEDEMRRSYLDYSMSVIIGRALPDVRDGLKPVHRRVLYAMHDLGNTHNRAYKKSARVVGDVIGKYHPHGDASVYEAMVRLAQEWSLRYLLVDGQGNFGSVDGDSPAAMRYTEVRMDRLAEELLADIDKETVDFGPNYDDSLTEPLVMPTKFPNLLVNGSTGIAVGMTTNIPPHNMGEVIDGTLHLIDHPQATVRDLMQFIPGPDFPTAATITGREGIARAYETGRGQITIRARTEIETSKKGDREAIIITEIPYQVNKARLIEKIADLVREKKLEGISDIRDESDRQGMRIFIELKRDAISGVVLNNLFSMTPLETTFGAVMLAIDGGQPRTLNLKELLDRFISHRRDVITRRTRYELRKALARLHIVEGLLVAQDLIDLVVSLIRASKDPDEARWGLMHILSSELYEHERFGNLPRIDYAQAKAQMEMLVSRARAEEPDYFGLEHKYEGQGFSEIQAQNILEMRLQRLTGLQREELFKELLALVRDIARLRDILAHESSLLNVIKTELQDIRARYGDKRRTEITGEVSEITSEDLIAEEDMVVTLSHTGYVKRSPLNEYRAQKRGGRGKTGATTKEDDFVTDLFVASTHAFLMPITTKGKLYSLKVHQIPQASRTSRGKAIINLVKFEEDEKLAQVLVTRDFPENRFVFFVTKKGVVKRTDLSAFANVRVSGIIALGIEEGDELVAVKITDGSKDVLLSTAQGMSIRFPEEEVRSMGRQAYGVKGITLVDGDEVVGADVVEKDATILTVTENGYGKRTQEAEYRVQGRGGKGIIDIKTTERNGKVVGLVQVKDADEVLLVTNGGMLIRMKAREISVIGRNTQGVRLIALENGTEKVTGISKLPESSNESEDTLEGEAAGGEPQALAESSEEPPAEPSGEAESGGDPSEEG; encoded by the coding sequence ATGGCCGACGACACCACCGACAAGCCGGCAACGCCCCCCGCTTCTCCTCCTCCGAGTGGGGCGGGAGAGCTCATCCCCGTCAACATCGAAGACGAGATGCGACGCTCGTATCTCGACTATTCCATGTCCGTCATCATCGGGCGCGCCCTGCCCGATGTGCGTGACGGCCTCAAGCCCGTGCACCGCCGCGTCCTCTACGCGATGCACGACTTGGGCAACACCCACAACCGTGCCTACAAGAAGAGCGCGCGCGTGGTGGGCGATGTGATTGGCAAGTATCACCCCCACGGCGATGCCTCCGTCTACGAGGCCATGGTGCGCCTGGCCCAGGAATGGAGCCTGCGCTACCTGCTCGTGGACGGGCAGGGCAACTTCGGCAGCGTCGATGGCGATTCGCCCGCGGCCATGCGCTACACCGAGGTGCGCATGGACCGCTTGGCCGAGGAGTTGCTGGCGGACATCGACAAGGAGACCGTGGACTTCGGGCCCAACTACGACGACTCGCTCACCGAGCCGCTCGTGATGCCCACGAAGTTCCCCAACCTCCTGGTCAACGGCTCCACCGGCATCGCGGTGGGCATGACGACCAACATCCCGCCGCACAACATGGGCGAGGTCATCGACGGGACGCTGCACCTCATCGACCACCCGCAGGCCACCGTCCGCGACCTGATGCAGTTCATCCCGGGCCCGGACTTCCCCACCGCGGCGACCATCACCGGCCGCGAGGGCATCGCCCGGGCCTACGAGACGGGCCGTGGGCAGATCACCATCCGGGCCCGCACGGAGATCGAAACCAGCAAGAAGGGGGACCGGGAGGCCATCATCATCACGGAGATCCCCTACCAGGTGAACAAGGCGCGGCTCATCGAGAAGATCGCCGACCTGGTGCGCGAGAAGAAGCTGGAGGGCATCAGCGACATCCGCGACGAGAGCGACCGGCAGGGCATGCGCATCTTCATCGAGCTCAAGCGCGATGCCATCTCGGGCGTGGTGCTCAACAACCTGTTCTCGATGACCCCGCTGGAGACCACCTTCGGCGCGGTGATGCTGGCCATCGATGGGGGCCAGCCCCGCACGCTCAACCTCAAGGAACTGCTGGACCGGTTTATCTCCCACCGCCGCGATGTCATCACCCGCCGCACCCGCTACGAGCTGCGCAAGGCGCTTGCCCGCCTGCACATCGTCGAGGGCTTGCTGGTCGCGCAGGACCTCATCGATCTGGTGGTGAGCCTCATCCGCGCCTCGAAGGATCCGGACGAGGCCCGCTGGGGTCTCATGCACATCCTCTCCTCGGAGCTCTACGAGCACGAGCGCTTCGGCAACCTGCCGCGCATCGACTACGCCCAGGCCAAGGCGCAGATGGAGATGCTCGTCAGCCGCGCGCGCGCCGAGGAGCCGGATTACTTCGGGTTGGAGCACAAGTACGAGGGCCAGGGCTTCAGTGAGATCCAGGCGCAGAACATCCTCGAGATGCGCCTGCAGCGGCTCACCGGGTTGCAGCGCGAGGAGCTCTTCAAGGAGCTGCTGGCGCTGGTGCGAGACATCGCCCGGCTGCGCGACATCCTCGCCCACGAGAGCAGCCTGCTGAACGTCATCAAGACGGAGTTGCAGGACATCCGCGCCCGGTACGGCGACAAGCGCCGCACGGAGATCACCGGCGAGGTGTCGGAGATTACCAGCGAGGACCTCATCGCCGAGGAGGACATGGTCGTCACCCTGTCCCACACCGGCTACGTGAAGCGCTCGCCGCTCAACGAGTACCGGGCGCAGAAGCGTGGCGGACGCGGCAAGACGGGGGCGACGACGAAGGAAGATGACTTTGTCACCGACCTGTTCGTGGCCAGCACGCACGCGTTCCTCATGCCCATCACCACCAAGGGCAAGCTGTACTCGCTCAAGGTGCACCAGATTCCCCAGGCCAGCCGCACCTCGCGTGGCAAGGCCATCATCAACCTGGTGAAGTTCGAGGAGGACGAGAAGCTCGCGCAGGTGCTGGTGACGCGGGACTTCCCGGAGAACCGCTTCGTCTTCTTCGTCACGAAGAAGGGCGTGGTGAAGCGCACGGACCTGAGCGCCTTCGCCAACGTGCGCGTCAGCGGCATCATCGCGCTGGGCATCGAGGAGGGCGACGAGCTGGTGGCGGTGAAGATCACCGACGGCAGCAAGGATGTCCTGCTGTCCACCGCCCAGGGCATGAGCATCCGCTTCCCCGAGGAAGAGGTGCGCTCCATGGGCCGGCAGGCCTACGGCGTGAAGGGCATCACCCTGGTGGATGGGGACGAGGTGGTGGGCGCCGACGTGGTGGAGAAGGACGCCACCATCCTCACGGTGACGGAGAACGGCTACGGCAAGCGCACCCAGGAGGCCGAGTACCGGGTACAAGGCCGCGGCGGCAAGGGCATCATCGACATCAAGACCACCGAGCGGAACGGCAAGGTGGTGGGGCTGGTGCAGGTGAAGGATGCGGATGAAGTGCTGCTCGTCACCAACGGCGGCATGCTCATCCGGATGAAGGCCCGGGAGATCTCCGTCATCGGCCGCAACACCCAGGGCGTGCGGCTCATTGCCCTGGAGAACGGCACGGAGAAGGTCACGGGCATCTCCAAGCTGCCGGAGTCCAGCAACGAGTCCGAAGACACCTTGGAAGGGGAGGCCGCCGGGGGCGAGCCGCAGGCTTTGGCAGAGTCCTCCGAGGAGCCGCCCGCCGAGCCTTCGGGCGAAGCCGAGTCCGGAGGCGATCCCTCGGAAGAAGGGTGA
- a CDS encoding tetratricopeptide repeat protein, translating into MAKTPPRSKAPAKKTPTHAGAPKPRKAPVKAKPRKVPASSPVPRAPAAPRRAIVEVFEVEPPAPPPVQKALPAGEPVDKGSTFPLEIDPKRIEEGLKKLQGEVAHWANKGRYTKVRFKFRGKQLLPDLPLAAVAAAEGLTFYWGGVLRLLIANVVGSSVLQVELINDADKRVQAGKEALLSGDVDQALAFFREALAMDRDNPAAHLHVGVALKLKGDREAALAAFEKAREKDPEGPTGAEAERLAAPLRPKGVA; encoded by the coding sequence ATGGCGAAGACTCCTCCTCGTAGCAAGGCCCCTGCGAAGAAGACGCCCACCCACGCGGGGGCCCCCAAACCGCGCAAGGCTCCCGTGAAGGCCAAGCCTCGCAAGGTTCCCGCTTCCTCCCCGGTCCCCCGTGCCCCCGCCGCCCCCCGCCGCGCGATCGTCGAGGTCTTCGAGGTCGAGCCTCCCGCGCCCCCGCCCGTCCAGAAGGCGCTGCCCGCGGGGGAGCCCGTGGACAAGGGCTCCACGTTCCCTCTGGAGATCGACCCCAAGCGCATCGAGGAGGGGCTCAAGAAGCTCCAGGGCGAGGTGGCCCACTGGGCCAACAAAGGCCGCTACACCAAGGTTCGCTTCAAGTTTCGTGGAAAGCAGCTCCTGCCGGATCTCCCCCTCGCCGCCGTGGCCGCCGCCGAGGGGCTGACCTTCTACTGGGGTGGGGTCCTGCGCTTGCTCATCGCCAACGTGGTGGGCAGCAGCGTGCTCCAGGTGGAACTCATCAACGACGCCGACAAGCGCGTCCAGGCGGGCAAGGAGGCCCTGCTGTCCGGCGATGTGGATCAGGCCCTCGCCTTTTTCCGGGAAGCCCTGGCGATGGACCGGGACAACCCCGCCGCCCACCTCCATGTCGGGGTAGCCCTGAAGCTCAAGGGAGACCGGGAAGCGGCGCTCGCCGCCTTCGAAAAAGCCCGTGAAAAGGACCCGGAAGGCCCCACGGGCGCCGAGGCGGAGCGGCTCGCCGCCCCCTTGCGTCCCAAGGGCGTCGCGTAG
- a CDS encoding acyl-CoA thioesterase, with protein sequence MTAPFLAATHVSPQGEGRYLSRFDEPWYQGRGAFGGVVAGQVLRAMEHQVADPARPVRSFTVHFCAPAVQGEAQLQVRVERAGKLVTHVTARVENAGGVVAVASATFGIPRAGPEYLEARPPEVPPAHDVAPVPPEVPMPDFCQFFEYRFCVGGVPYSGSQEARTGGWIRPKGEPLVLDAPLCVGLLDAYPPSVLPRLDGVRPAASVDFTVHFFHALPRPGETPGALYLRTGASRQASEGFAEDLQELWSAEGVLLAQCRQLVAVLG encoded by the coding sequence ATGACCGCGCCTTTTCTCGCCGCCACCCACGTCAGTCCCCAGGGAGAGGGACGCTATCTCAGCCGCTTCGATGAGCCCTGGTACCAGGGGCGCGGGGCGTTCGGGGGAGTCGTGGCGGGGCAGGTGCTGCGCGCCATGGAACACCAGGTGGCCGATCCGGCCCGGCCGGTGCGCTCGTTCACCGTGCATTTCTGCGCCCCCGCCGTGCAGGGCGAGGCGCAGCTCCAGGTGCGTGTCGAACGCGCGGGAAAGCTCGTCACCCACGTCACCGCGCGGGTGGAGAACGCCGGGGGCGTGGTGGCCGTGGCGAGCGCCACCTTTGGCATTCCTCGCGCGGGCCCCGAGTATCTGGAGGCACGGCCTCCAGAGGTGCCACCCGCCCATGACGTCGCGCCGGTGCCCCCGGAGGTGCCCATGCCCGATTTCTGCCAGTTCTTCGAGTACCGCTTCTGTGTGGGTGGGGTGCCGTACTCGGGCTCCCAGGAGGCTCGGACGGGCGGGTGGATCCGTCCGAAGGGCGAGCCGTTGGTGCTGGATGCGCCGCTGTGCGTGGGGCTGCTGGATGCCTATCCACCGTCGGTGTTGCCGCGCCTGGACGGGGTGCGGCCCGCGGCCAGCGTGGACTTCACGGTGCACTTCTTCCACGCCTTGCCCCGGCCCGGGGAGACGCCAGGCGCCCTGTACCTGCGCACCGGGGCCTCTCGCCAGGCGAGCGAGGGGTTTGCCGAGGACCTCCAGGAGCTCTGGAGCGCGGAAGGGGTGTTGTTGGCCCAGTGTCGTCAGCTCGTGGCGGTGCTGGGCTGA
- a CDS encoding serine hydrolase domain-containing protein: MRQSDQFPGYGGWGVAIAALFAALTLLAGCTGATSSVRRASGPDVRTVDSLFAAYAGSESPGASVVVIHEGRAVLTRAYGLAELEERTPATSQTHYRLASLSKQFTAMAIMQLAEEGKLRYDAPVASVLPGFPAHASEVRIRHLLNHTSGIWDYEAFVPETQTVQVKDRDVLELLSRADRTHFPPGSEVRYSNSGYAVLALIVEQVSGVPFARFLRERVFTPVGMRSTVAHEEGLSMVPHRAYGYAVGMNGFRPRDQSPTSAVLGDGGIYSSVDELVAWDRALDAHVLVGEATQRLAWMAPALPDGTSARYGFGWFVDDDGGRLRLSHHGETSGFTNAVVKYPEQRLTVIVLTNRAGGEPWRLAQRLADLWLGTPGAPSWPFETFPAAR, encoded by the coding sequence ATGCGCCAAAGTGATCAGTTCCCCGGATACGGGGGATGGGGTGTTGCGATAGCCGCCCTCTTCGCAGCCTTGACCCTGCTCGCCGGATGTACTGGCGCCACGTCGAGCGTCAGAAGGGCCTCAGGCCCAGATGTTCGCACCGTGGACTCGCTCTTCGCCGCGTACGCCGGTTCAGAAAGTCCTGGCGCCAGTGTGGTCGTGATTCACGAAGGACGGGCAGTGCTCACCCGCGCCTATGGCCTGGCCGAGCTTGAGGAGCGCACGCCCGCAACGTCGCAGACGCACTACCGGCTGGCTTCGCTCTCCAAGCAGTTCACGGCCATGGCCATCATGCAGCTCGCCGAGGAAGGCAAGCTCCGGTACGACGCCCCTGTGGCCAGTGTGCTCCCCGGCTTTCCGGCCCATGCGAGCGAGGTCCGCATCCGCCACCTGCTGAATCACACCTCGGGCATCTGGGACTACGAGGCTTTCGTCCCTGAGACCCAGACCGTGCAGGTGAAGGACCGCGATGTGCTCGAGCTGCTCTCCCGCGCGGACCGCACCCATTTTCCGCCAGGGTCCGAGGTGCGCTACAGCAACTCCGGGTACGCGGTGCTCGCCCTCATCGTGGAGCAGGTCAGTGGCGTGCCGTTCGCCCGTTTTTTGCGCGAGCGAGTCTTCACCCCGGTAGGCATGCGCTCGACGGTCGCGCACGAGGAGGGACTCTCGATGGTGCCCCACCGCGCGTACGGCTATGCAGTGGGGATGAATGGCTTTCGTCCTCGGGACCAGAGCCCTACCAGCGCGGTGCTGGGGGATGGCGGCATCTACTCGTCGGTGGATGAGCTGGTGGCGTGGGACAGGGCCTTGGACGCGCACGTGCTTGTCGGCGAGGCCACCCAGCGGCTCGCATGGATGGCACCGGCCCTGCCGGATGGCACCTCGGCGCGCTATGGCTTCGGCTGGTTCGTCGATGACGATGGAGGGCGGCTGCGCCTCTCGCACCATGGCGAGACCTCGGGCTTCACCAACGCGGTCGTGAAGTATCCGGAGCAGCGGCTCACGGTCATCGTCCTGACGAATCGTGCAGGGGGAGAACCGTGGCGGCTGGCCCAGCGGCTGGCGGACCTGTGGCTCGGAACGCCCGGGGCGCCCTCCTGGCCCTTCGAGACTTTTCCCGCCGCCCGCTAG
- a CDS encoding M24 family metallopeptidase, producing MSRVRPTVLSALLLFSSLVHAAPAVPAAEGAWPRLRKERLQKLLPSAMSRAGVDAWVVLCRENDNDPLANHVGGENAGGTAAFLFLREGAGLRSVALSPEGEATALRDMGLIDEVVAVDRGADVYGLLAARLLKAKPAKVAINSSERMSVADGLSAMQRAKLEAALPPALRKKVVSSEALVSEWLSVKLPEEVDILRKAADLTAKLEEEAYRTVVPGKTRDSDVARFLKKRMAELGVGDGWQPDQNPNVNSGPTRGHSHATDRVIQPGDFIQTDFGIRVGGTWVTDIQRFAYVLAPGEQQPPAEALAKWEKSKKGSRIALAAMKPGVRGYDVDKAQRDWMREAGSEPVMWGTGHPVGYWAHDAGPALSGAQSGKPPTGSALRTLQPGQVFAFDGFFAWKDGSSPDALRILSVEEMAVVTDTGAEYLNPPQEQLILIPSSPAVTPAQKP from the coding sequence ATGTCACGCGTCCGGCCCACCGTTCTCTCCGCCCTGCTGCTCTTTTCTTCCCTCGTCCACGCGGCGCCCGCCGTGCCCGCGGCGGAAGGGGCATGGCCGCGCCTGCGCAAGGAGCGCCTCCAGAAGTTGCTGCCTTCGGCCATGTCCCGCGCTGGCGTGGATGCGTGGGTGGTGCTCTGCCGCGAGAACGACAACGATCCGCTCGCGAACCATGTGGGCGGGGAGAATGCGGGGGGGACTGCCGCATTCCTCTTCCTGCGAGAGGGCGCCGGGCTGCGCTCCGTGGCGCTGTCCCCCGAGGGGGAGGCCACCGCCCTGAGGGACATGGGGCTCATCGACGAGGTGGTGGCGGTGGACCGGGGCGCGGATGTCTATGGGCTGCTGGCTGCTCGGCTCCTGAAGGCGAAGCCCGCGAAGGTGGCCATCAACTCCTCGGAGCGGATGTCCGTGGCGGATGGTTTGTCCGCCATGCAGCGCGCGAAGCTGGAGGCGGCGCTCCCGCCCGCGCTCCGCAAGAAGGTGGTGTCCTCCGAGGCGCTTGTCTCCGAGTGGCTGTCGGTGAAGCTGCCAGAAGAGGTGGACATTCTTCGCAAGGCCGCGGATCTCACCGCGAAGCTGGAGGAGGAGGCCTACCGGACGGTGGTGCCGGGCAAGACGCGCGACTCGGACGTGGCGCGCTTCCTCAAGAAGCGCATGGCGGAGCTGGGCGTGGGGGACGGGTGGCAGCCGGACCAGAATCCCAACGTGAACAGCGGGCCCACGCGCGGCCATTCGCACGCCACCGATCGCGTTATCCAGCCTGGGGATTTCATCCAGACGGACTTCGGCATCCGCGTGGGGGGCACCTGGGTCACGGACATCCAGCGTTTCGCCTACGTGCTGGCACCAGGCGAACAGCAGCCGCCCGCCGAGGCGCTGGCGAAGTGGGAAAAGTCCAAGAAGGGCAGCCGCATCGCGCTTGCGGCGATGAAGCCCGGTGTGCGCGGCTATGACGTGGACAAAGCCCAGCGCGATTGGATGCGCGAGGCGGGCTCCGAGCCTGTGATGTGGGGCACCGGCCACCCCGTGGGCTACTGGGCCCACGATGCCGGCCCAGCGCTGTCCGGCGCCCAGTCCGGCAAGCCGCCCACGGGCTCCGCGCTGCGCACGTTGCAGCCCGGCCAGGTGTTCGCCTTTGACGGGTTCTTCGCGTGGAAGGACGGCAGCAGTCCGGACGCGCTGCGCATCCTCTCCGTGGAGGAGATGGCCGTCGTCACCGACACCGGCGCCGAGTATCTCAATCCACCCCAGGAACAGCTCATCCTCATTCCGTCGTCCCCCGCCGTCACGCCAGCGCAGAAGCCTTGA
- a CDS encoding SixA phosphatase family protein — MDRLILMRHAQAEPSSPAGGDAARPLSPSGCAEASLMGRVLSGRGLKPDLALVSPATRTQQTWELMKEAFGHVKVRDTANLYNASAKTLRHLIESHEDEAGCLLVIAHNPGVHVLATEYFRDSDASPAELERLSAGFPPGAAAVFSIQGTGRCTYEGFLTPRAMGVSP, encoded by the coding sequence ATGGACCGGCTGATCCTGATGCGCCACGCCCAGGCTGAGCCCTCGTCGCCCGCGGGTGGCGATGCGGCGCGGCCCCTGTCGCCCAGCGGCTGCGCCGAGGCCTCTTTGATGGGCCGCGTCCTCTCCGGACGCGGCCTGAAACCCGATCTCGCCTTGGTCTCCCCTGCCACCCGCACCCAGCAAACCTGGGAGCTGATGAAAGAAGCCTTCGGCCACGTGAAGGTGCGCGACACGGCCAACCTCTACAATGCCTCGGCCAAGACCCTTCGCCACTTGATCGAAAGCCACGAGGACGAGGCAGGCTGTCTGCTGGTGATCGCCCACAATCCAGGCGTTCACGTCCTGGCCACGGAATACTTCCGCGACAGCGACGCCTCGCCAGCAGAGCTCGAGCGGCTGTCGGCGGGCTTCCCGCCCGGCGCGGCGGCGGTGTTCTCCATCCAGGGGACTGGACGTTGCACCTACGAGGGCTTTCTCACCCCCCGCGCGATGGGCGTCAGCCCATGA
- a CDS encoding DUF952 domain-containing protein, translating into MTRPAEAFKIVAAGEWETALAQGVYSGSAVDRADGYIHMSTAGQLAETARRHYAGRSHLLLLTVSLDGLGDALRWEPSRGGDLFPHLYAPLAVTAVTATRACSVSPAGEMRFEDAADTSAD; encoded by the coding sequence ATGACCCGGCCGGCCGAAGCCTTCAAGATCGTCGCCGCTGGCGAATGGGAGACAGCCCTCGCCCAAGGCGTCTATTCGGGTTCAGCGGTCGATCGAGCCGACGGCTATATCCACATGTCCACCGCCGGGCAGTTGGCGGAGACCGCCCGGCGTCACTACGCCGGGCGCAGCCACCTTCTCCTGCTGACCGTCTCGCTCGATGGATTGGGCGATGCCCTGCGATGGGAGCCGTCACGCGGCGGCGACCTGTTTCCGCACCTCTATGCACCCCTGGCCGTCACCGCCGTCACCGCCACCCGGGCCTGTTCCGTCTCACCGGCGGGCGAGATGCGCTTCGAGGACGCAGCGGACACTTCGGCCGATTAG
- a CDS encoding M12 family metallopeptidase, which produces MSSLGISLGQGCEFKSTAVHELMHALGFCHEQSRPDREQFINSSSICAHPRAIPLIGRSVRCVLEAHLARR; this is translated from the coding sequence CTGTCTTCTCTGGGTATCAGCCTGGGACAGGGCTGTGAGTTCAAGAGCACGGCTGTTCATGAGCTCATGCACGCGCTTGGGTTCTGCCATGAGCAGAGCCGGCCGGATCGCGAGCAGTTCATCAACTCTTCATCCATCTGCGCGCATCCGCGCGCAATCCCTCTAATCGGCCGAAGTGTCCGCTGCGTCCTCGAAGCGCATCTCGCCCGCCGGTGA
- a CDS encoding linear amide C-N hydrolase — protein MCTDFLIQSGDGAWINGRSMEFGMDLRTKLYVQAPKQRAVLKGVGGDELETTPDYGYVGTSSWDLPVVTDGLNTAGLSTGALWLPGSEYQPPSLSHKNVFCAFFVNWMLGHCATVADVRHALESGSVHVIGSEWVAKAGPLHFPVHDAQGNSLVIEFLDGKPVISNNPVAVLTNRPVFPWQLDNLRNYVNLSPWDKENITLGSLAVTPTGHGSGLDGLPGNATPPSRFVRAAYLKQFALQQKTAEETAVLAFHLLNNVDIPLGTVRAKTQPTLLNPEGVEYDYTQWVVVKDLTHRLLNIRVYGSPLTWNVDLKSLDFAGLNGKQLPIPTGQVALPLLG, from the coding sequence ATGTGCACGGATTTCCTGATTCAGTCGGGCGATGGCGCTTGGATCAATGGGCGCAGCATGGAGTTCGGAATGGATTTGCGCACGAAACTCTATGTGCAGGCGCCCAAGCAGCGGGCCGTGCTGAAGGGAGTCGGGGGCGATGAACTCGAGACCACGCCGGATTATGGCTATGTGGGGACCTCCTCCTGGGATCTGCCGGTGGTCACCGATGGACTGAACACCGCGGGCCTCTCCACGGGAGCCCTGTGGCTGCCGGGCTCCGAGTACCAGCCGCCCAGCCTGTCGCACAAGAACGTGTTCTGCGCCTTCTTCGTGAACTGGATGCTGGGCCACTGCGCCACCGTCGCGGATGTCCGCCATGCGCTGGAGAGCGGCTCCGTGCATGTGATCGGCAGTGAATGGGTGGCCAAGGCAGGGCCCCTGCATTTCCCAGTGCACGACGCCCAAGGCAACAGCCTTGTCATCGAGTTCCTGGACGGCAAGCCGGTCATCAGCAACAACCCGGTGGCTGTTCTGACCAATCGGCCCGTCTTTCCCTGGCAGCTCGACAACCTGCGCAACTATGTGAACCTCAGTCCCTGGGACAAGGAAAACATCACGCTGGGCAGCCTGGCCGTCACGCCCACCGGCCATGGCTCCGGCCTGGATGGGCTGCCGGGCAATGCCACCCCTCCCTCCCGGTTCGTCCGGGCCGCGTACCTGAAGCAATTCGCCCTTCAGCAAAAGACAGCAGAGGAGACCGCCGTGCTGGCTTTCCACCTGCTGAACAACGTCGACATCCCCCTGGGCACCGTCCGGGCCAAGACCCAGCCCACCCTCCTGAACCCAGAGGGAGTGGAATATGATTACACCCAGTGGGTGGTGGTGAAGGATTTGACCCACAGGCTTCTGAACATCCGCGTCTATGGCAGCCCCTTGACGTGGAATGTGGATCTCAAGAGCCTGGACTTCGCGGGCCTGAACGGAAAGCAGCTTCCCATTCCCACGGGCCAGGTGGCCCTGCCGCTGCTGGGGTAG
- a CDS encoding ELWxxDGT repeat protein encodes MEKSLWRSDGTEAGTFPVKQGPFSNLTVVNGTLYMIASAEENGIGAALWKSDGTPEGTSRVKVPIAGASSYLSKLVGVEGTLFFSASDGREETQLWKSDGTAGGTVPVKTGLECIEMLHAGSLHGWLFFMGCDATHGYEPWRSDGTAAGTVLLKDIQPGPGNSTAHAFTRVGARLVFVAYDEAHGMELWSTDGTESGTQVLVEMTPGPGNGILMTGDNPVTLLGIQDRPLAIFAGGDEASGVELWQTDGTAVGTFRKAEIAAGAVSSSPSAFARLGDRLFFMAGDAAHGREPRFLAFPKELGTIIGTAVAEGSTCTALPQVTPSCTYNTLAPDASFAWTAPSSGTFVFTTAGSGYDTSLELSDPVSGGSLGCNDDTEDSLQSSVTRTVTAGQTLIITVDGYERECGAFRLGIRRLP; translated from the coding sequence TTGGAGAAGTCTCTCTGGCGAAGCGACGGAACCGAGGCGGGCACTTTCCCCGTCAAGCAGGGGCCCTTCTCGAACCTGACGGTGGTGAATGGCACCCTCTACATGATCGCCTCCGCGGAGGAGAACGGGATCGGCGCGGCGCTGTGGAAGAGTGATGGGACGCCAGAGGGGACGAGCCGGGTGAAGGTGCCCATCGCTGGCGCTTCCTCCTACCTGTCGAAGCTCGTGGGCGTGGAGGGCACCCTCTTCTTCTCCGCCAGTGACGGAAGGGAGGAGACGCAGCTTTGGAAGAGCGACGGCACGGCGGGGGGCACGGTGCCCGTCAAGACGGGGCTCGAGTGCATCGAGATGCTCCACGCAGGGAGCCTCCACGGTTGGCTTTTCTTCATGGGGTGCGACGCCACTCACGGCTATGAACCGTGGCGCAGCGATGGCACCGCCGCGGGGACGGTGCTTCTGAAGGACATTCAGCCCGGTCCTGGCAATTCCACCGCGCATGCCTTCACGCGCGTGGGGGCGCGGTTGGTCTTCGTGGCATACGATGAAGCCCACGGGATGGAGTTGTGGAGCACCGACGGCACGGAGTCCGGGACCCAGGTGCTCGTGGAGATGACGCCTGGTCCGGGCAATGGCATCCTCATGACGGGGGACAATCCCGTCACCCTGCTGGGCATCCAGGACCGCCCGCTGGCGATCTTCGCGGGAGGGGATGAGGCCAGCGGCGTGGAGCTGTGGCAGACCGATGGCACCGCGGTCGGCACCTTCCGGAAGGCAGAGATCGCCGCTGGCGCCGTCTCCTCCTCGCCAAGTGCCTTTGCCCGGTTGGGGGACCGGCTCTTCTTCATGGCGGGGGATGCGGCGCATGGCCGGGAACCCCGGTTCCTCGCTTTTCCCAAGGAGCTCGGAACCATCATCGGCACCGCCGTCGCCGAGGGCTCCACCTGCACGGCCTTGCCGCAGGTCACCCCGAGCTGCACCTACAACACCCTGGCTCCGGATGCCTCGTTCGCCTGGACCGCTCCCTCCTCGGGGACCTTCGTCTTCACCACGGCGGGCTCGGGCTATGACACGAGCCTGGAACTGTCGGATCCCGTGTCTGGCGGCTCCCTGGGGTGCAACGACGACACGGAGGACTCGCTTCAGTCCTCCGTGACCCGGACGGTGACGGCGGGGCAGACGCTGATCATCACGGTCGATGGCTACGAGAGGGAGTGTGGCGCGTTCCGGCTTGGCATTCGCCGCCTGCCGTGA